A window from Marinagarivorans cellulosilyticus encodes these proteins:
- the ltrA gene encoding group II intron reverse transcriptase/maturase has protein sequence MGKVLTEVRSSQRTLIPNAEDWEYYELPALRGIARKAKQEPTHRFRDLSRCLNETHLRHAFSKMNKKAASGVDNVTYQYYQNHFDENVDDLIVRLKRQNYKARLVKRKHIPKSPGKTRPLGLPVLEDKLLQTTTSDILNAIYEQDFHEFSYGYRPKRGSRQCADDLNAKLQFGGFGYVVEADIKGFFNHIDHDVLLDFMAQRIDDKRFLRLIAKWLKAGILEEDGQIHYPEEGTPQGGSISPILANIYLHHVIDDWFEHVVKPHCDGNAILCRYADDFVCAFQYARDAERFYRVLPKRLEKYNLQVAPEKTNLIRFSRFSPTLKNNFTFLSYEFHWRYDKAGKPRVFRRTSRKRLQSVKNALSDFIKMNRHKRTPVLLEKLTQKLRGHYNYFGVVGNNDDVYAVYFHVVGKLYKWLNRRSGRKSVTWARLKRVMAYRNFPKPVCKVIPRGRVCW, from the coding sequence ATGGGAAAGGTCTTGACGGAAGTACGTAGCTCGCAGAGGACACTCATCCCCAACGCAGAAGATTGGGAATACTATGAGCTACCCGCACTGCGAGGAATAGCCAGAAAAGCAAAACAAGAACCCACGCATCGCTTTCGCGATTTGTCACGGTGTTTAAACGAAACTCACCTGCGTCATGCATTCAGTAAAATGAATAAAAAGGCCGCGAGTGGGGTCGATAATGTCACCTATCAGTATTATCAAAACCATTTTGATGAAAACGTCGATGATCTTATTGTTCGTTTAAAAAGACAAAACTACAAAGCGCGGTTGGTTAAACGGAAACATATCCCCAAATCCCCCGGCAAAACACGCCCCTTGGGATTGCCTGTACTTGAAGATAAGCTGCTTCAAACAACGACGTCGGATATACTTAATGCCATTTATGAGCAAGACTTCCACGAATTCAGCTATGGTTATCGACCAAAGCGTGGATCACGACAATGTGCAGATGACCTGAATGCCAAGCTACAATTTGGTGGTTTTGGTTATGTTGTAGAAGCGGATATTAAAGGCTTCTTCAACCACATTGATCATGATGTTTTACTCGATTTTATGGCACAGCGTATTGATGATAAACGCTTTTTGCGTTTAATCGCCAAGTGGTTAAAAGCGGGTATATTGGAGGAGGACGGTCAGATACATTACCCCGAAGAAGGGACGCCGCAAGGCGGGAGTATCTCACCGATTTTAGCCAATATTTATCTTCATCACGTTATAGATGACTGGTTTGAGCATGTGGTTAAGCCACATTGTGATGGCAATGCAATATTGTGTCGTTATGCAGACGACTTTGTGTGTGCATTTCAATATGCGAGGGATGCTGAGCGATTTTATCGTGTGCTTCCCAAGCGCTTAGAGAAGTACAATTTACAAGTCGCGCCTGAGAAAACGAACCTTATTCGCTTCAGTCGATTTTCACCCACGTTAAAGAACAACTTTACCTTTCTAAGTTACGAGTTTCACTGGCGCTATGACAAGGCCGGTAAGCCTCGTGTATTTAGACGAACCTCACGAAAACGACTACAATCCGTCAAAAATGCGTTGAGTGACTTTATCAAGATGAATCGGCATAAGCGAACGCCGGTGCTTCTAGAGAAGCTCACTCAAAAGCTAAGAGGTCACTACAATTATTTTGGTGTGGTGGGCAATAATGACGATGTGTATGCTGTGTATTTTCATGTGGTGGGTAAGCTGTATAAGTGGTTAAATCGACGTAGTGGTCGCAAGAGTGTAACGTGGGCAAGACTCAAGCGTGTTATGGCATATCGGAACTTTCCAAAGCCGGTGTGTAAAGTGATTCCGAGGGGTAGGGTATGTTGGTAA